A single window of Macrobrachium nipponense isolate FS-2020 chromosome 31, ASM1510439v2, whole genome shotgun sequence DNA harbors:
- the LOC135206774 gene encoding LOW QUALITY PROTEIN: small ribosomal subunit protein mS23-like (The sequence of the model RefSeq protein was modified relative to this genomic sequence to represent the inferred CDS: inserted 1 base in 1 codon; deleted 3 bases in 2 codons) — MATNRLEKIGTIFTRTTGLLKSGAMKPADKPLWYEVYEAFPPKLEPKFDRKVQEKPVRPILYPEDVHRAQFYKKHGSPGSIRLSEDSKRPTLCQLFIEEYRRLLSEGITPTEKLMDEXALALELRGIYLDPSRAPPKVEADKEQVPVSEPLKEQGNIKQKVRLADIFKDSQED; from the exons GACCACTGGACTGCTGAAATCTGGTGCAATGAAGCCTGCAGACAAGCCTTTGTGGTATGAAGTTTATGAAGCATTTCCTCCTAAGCTGGAGCCAAAGTTTGACCGCAAGGTTCAGGAGAAACCAGTTAGGCCTATTCTTTACCCTGAAGATGTACACAGAGC GCAATTTTATAAGAAGCATGGCTCACCAGGATCA ATACGACTTTCTGAAGACAGCAAACGCCCTACCCTATGCCAGCTCTTCATTGAGGAGTAT AGGCGATTGCTAAGTGAAGGCATCACTCCCACTGAAAAACTGATGGATG CAGCACTTGCTCTTGAGTTAAGGGGCATTTACTTAGATCCTTCTCGGGCACCGCCTAAG GTTGAGGCAGACAAAGAGCAAGTTCCAGTAAGTGAGCCCTTGAAAGAACAGGGAAATATCAAACAGAAAGTTCGATTAGCTGATATTTTTAAAGATAGTCAAGAGGATTAG